The genomic DNA ACTGGTCGAACGTTTCCTGGAAGAGGGTGCACAAGTTGCTGTTCTTCAACGTTCACAGGCAAAAGTTGATGCATTGAAAGCCCATTTCGGTGATCGAGTATTAGCAATTGCCGGTGATGTAGCCAGCTATGAAGACAACGTCCGTGCCGTAAACGCAACAGTTGAGCGCTTCGGCAAGCTTGACTGTTTCGTTGGCAATGCTGGTATCTGGGATCATTATGCAGATATCGTCAATACATCGGGTGAGCAACTGGAAAAAGCCTTTGATGAAATCATGGGTATTAACACCAAGTCTTTAATTCTTGGTGCCAAAGCTGCGCTGGATGCATTGATAGCTTCTGAAGGTTCTATCATATTTACTTTGTCTAACTCTGCACTGTACTCGGCAGGCGGAGGCCCTGTGTACACGGCATCCAAGCATGCTGGTGTGGGTATTATGAAAGAACTGGCTTACGAGCTTGCGCCTAAAGTACGAGTGAACGCCGTTGCACCGTCAGGTATGAATGTCAATATCAAAGGGGCAGCATCATTAGGTCAGGAAAATCTTGGCCTGCTGGATGCGCGTGATCCTGAGAAAATTGCACGTGGCATGCCACTGAACTTTTTGCCTGAACCGGAAGACATGACGGGTTCATACGTGCTGTTGGCATCTCGTCAAAATAACCGTCCTTTGACTGGTGTTCTGATCAATGCAGAATGTGGTCTGGGAATTCGCGGCTTACGTCAGCCTCGTGCCGGTTTCTTTGACGAATAAAAATCTAGTCTAAATCAAATGGACTTATCGGCAGCCTGTTCTGGCTGCCTTCCTTTTAAGGAGTCTCTCATGGCCGTTAAACTTATTTGTGCTTCGCACAGTCCGTTAATGGAATTTGCTTCACCACAAGATCAGTCTAAAGAGCAGAAAGTCCGTGCTGCTTTTGAGAAATTGTCTGCTGAAGTCAAAGCTTACGACCCAACCCTGATCATTACCTTTGGTCCAGACCATTTCAATGGTTTCTTCTATGACCTGATGCCAAGTTTCTGTGTGGGCATTCGTGCCAAAGCGGCAGGTGACTGGGATTATGGTAAGGACAATGATCATATTGATGTGCCTGAAGACAAGGCGCTGGC from Acinetobacter sp. CS-2 includes the following:
- the hcaB gene encoding 3-phenylpropionate-dihydrodiol/cinnamic acid-dihydrodiol dehydrogenase is translated as MGWLQGEVALITGGGSGLGWALVERFLEEGAQVAVLQRSQAKVDALKAHFGDRVLAIAGDVASYEDNVRAVNATVERFGKLDCFVGNAGIWDHYADIVNTSGEQLEKAFDEIMGINTKSLILGAKAALDALIASEGSIIFTLSNSALYSAGGGPVYTASKHAGVGIMKELAYELAPKVRVNAVAPSGMNVNIKGAASLGQENLGLLDARDPEKIARGMPLNFLPEPEDMTGSYVLLASRQNNRPLTGVLINAECGLGIRGLRQPRAGFFDE